A single window of Selenomonas sputigena DNA harbors:
- a CDS encoding methyl-accepting chemotaxis protein, protein MKNMTVANKILFSFSILLIAFIAFGVFAYHSVGELDDLNTGINQRTTLVATSNRVAQAMQKTRLYVFYQVVSVDPAKKHDFAQKVQDSRQEVEDAFNALREAKKNTDFGSPDITKQALSELDAEQELWENYKRLSQAGDAMKDSNNREEAEAAILSPEIVEAFDTAVAGINQDAQNCIRDAATQKELSQAKEARIAVITIVALLLVIALTLAVLYWLRREINNAVQGFLQAVRRAAGGDLSVHAPVENQDEFGEMATAFNGMIDNMRSMTKKIQDTAAFVSDTSEQLTANANQSAEATQSVAQSITEVAESAAVQMDSLGETKHEIDALSDGISQAVSRIATIRKNIEDTVERANEGNELVKSTVEQMNTISETVDQSAQIVEKLGQRSQEIGEIISTISGIAEQTNLLALNAAIEAARAGENGRGFAVVAEEVRKLAEESQQAAQQIGDLISSIQTETEQAVSAMKDGREQAEKGLENVSSTGQGFSRILELIRICSDDSAQITDTMQILDGRIHTIVNLSENVNNSAKRASDASQNVSAATEEQAAGMEEIAASSRGLADSAKNLKEESVKFKV, encoded by the coding sequence ATGAAAAACATGACCGTGGCAAACAAGATCCTGTTCTCTTTCAGCATCTTGCTCATTGCCTTCATCGCTTTCGGCGTCTTCGCCTACCATTCGGTCGGCGAACTCGACGATCTCAACACGGGGATCAACCAGCGCACGACCCTTGTTGCCACTTCGAACAGGGTCGCGCAGGCCATGCAGAAGACGCGCCTCTACGTCTTCTATCAGGTAGTATCGGTCGACCCGGCGAAGAAGCACGATTTCGCCCAAAAGGTTCAGGATTCGCGTCAAGAGGTGGAAGATGCGTTCAATGCTCTGCGCGAGGCAAAGAAAAACACGGATTTCGGCTCGCCCGACATCACGAAGCAGGCGCTCTCCGAACTCGATGCAGAGCAGGAGCTTTGGGAGAACTACAAGCGCCTGAGTCAAGCGGGCGACGCCATGAAGGATTCGAACAACCGTGAAGAGGCTGAAGCCGCCATCCTCTCGCCCGAGATCGTCGAGGCATTCGACACCGCTGTCGCCGGCATTAACCAGGACGCTCAGAACTGCATCAGGGACGCCGCGACGCAGAAGGAACTCAGCCAGGCGAAAGAAGCGCGGATCGCCGTCATCACCATAGTCGCCCTGCTCCTCGTCATCGCCCTAACGCTCGCCGTCCTCTACTGGCTGCGCCGCGAAATCAACAACGCCGTGCAAGGATTCCTGCAGGCCGTGCGCCGCGCCGCAGGCGGCGACCTCAGCGTTCATGCGCCCGTGGAGAATCAGGACGAATTCGGTGAGATGGCGACGGCGTTCAACGGCATGATTGACAACATGCGCTCGATGACAAAGAAGATTCAGGACACCGCCGCTTTCGTCTCCGACACATCCGAGCAGCTCACGGCGAACGCCAACCAGTCTGCTGAGGCTACGCAGAGCGTCGCTCAGTCCATCACGGAGGTCGCCGAGTCCGCTGCCGTTCAGATGGATTCTCTCGGCGAAACGAAGCATGAGATTGACGCCCTGTCCGACGGCATCAGCCAAGCCGTCAGCCGCATCGCCACGATCCGCAAGAACATCGAGGACACCGTCGAGCGCGCCAACGAGGGCAATGAACTCGTGAAATCGACCGTCGAGCAGATGAACACAATTTCTGAGACGGTCGACCAGTCGGCGCAGATCGTCGAAAAGCTCGGTCAGCGCTCGCAGGAAATCGGCGAGATCATCTCGACGATTTCGGGCATTGCCGAGCAGACGAATCTCCTCGCTTTGAATGCCGCCATCGAGGCGGCGCGCGCCGGCGAGAACGGCCGCGGCTTTGCCGTCGTCGCCGAGGAAGTCCGAAAGCTCGCCGAGGAATCCCAGCAGGCAGCACAGCAGATCGGCGACCTCATCAGTTCCATCCAGACCGAGACAGAGCAAGCAGTCAGCGCCATGAAGGACGGCCGCGAACAAGCTGAGAAGGGGCTGGAGAATGTCTCTTCGACAGGCCAGGGCTTCTCGCGCATCCTAGAGCTCATCCGCATCTGCAGCGACGACAGCGCACAGATCACCGACACAATGCAGATCCTCGACGGACGCATCCACACGATCGTGAACCTCAGCGAGAACGTGAACAACTCCGCGAAACGCGCGAGCGATGCCTCGCAGAATGTATCTGCCGCCACCGAAGAGCAGGCCGCGGGCATGGAAGAAATCGCCGCAAGCTCGCGCGGCCTTGCAGACTCCGCGAAGAACCTGAAGGAAGAATCCGTCAAGTTCAAGGTGTGA
- a CDS encoding Mrp/NBP35 family ATP-binding protein: MSENCSSGCSSCSSAGGCGGAQQEPQSLLTPPNEHSSVKRVIAVMSGKGGVGKSLVTSLLATAMARRGHRVGVLDADITGPSIPKVFGVKGEVEKASADAAGIRPLKSAGGIDIMSINLLLKEESDPVVWRGPIVAGVVQQFWQDVVWENEDYLFVDMPPGTGDVPLTVLQSLPIDGIIVVTSPQELVSMIVEKAVKMAGLMNAPILGIIENMAYFKCPNCSAEHKIFGDSHIEEIARDYYLPLLARLPIEPKLAALCDAGKIESYEGDWVDAAALLLEELPEHDAAEVDDFRES; encoded by the coding sequence ATGAGTGAAAATTGCAGCAGCGGCTGCAGCAGCTGTTCCTCGGCGGGCGGCTGCGGCGGCGCACAGCAGGAGCCGCAGAGCCTTCTTACACCGCCGAACGAGCACAGCAGTGTCAAGCGCGTCATCGCCGTCATGAGCGGCAAGGGCGGCGTCGGCAAGTCCCTCGTCACCTCGCTTCTCGCGACCGCCATGGCGCGGCGCGGCCATCGCGTCGGCGTGCTCGATGCCGACATCACGGGGCCTTCGATCCCGAAGGTCTTCGGCGTTAAGGGCGAAGTGGAGAAGGCATCCGCCGATGCCGCAGGCATCCGTCCCTTGAAGAGCGCGGGCGGCATCGACATCATGTCAATCAACCTGCTCTTGAAGGAAGAGTCCGACCCCGTCGTCTGGCGCGGCCCCATCGTTGCGGGCGTCGTGCAGCAGTTCTGGCAGGATGTCGTCTGGGAGAATGAGGACTATCTCTTCGTCGACATGCCGCCGGGAACGGGCGACGTTCCTCTGACCGTGCTGCAGTCCCTGCCCATCGACGGCATCATCGTCGTGACCTCGCCGCAGGAGCTCGTCTCCATGATCGTCGAAAAGGCGGTCAAGATGGCCGGACTGATGAACGCCCCCATCCTCGGCATCATCGAGAACATGGCGTACTTCAAGTGCCCCAACTGCTCGGCAGAGCACAAGATCTTCGGCGACAGCCACATCGAGGAGATCGCCCGCGACTACTACCTGCCGCTTCTCGCGCGCCTGCCGATCGAGCCGAAGCTCGCCGCGCTCTGCGACGCCGGCAAGATTGAGTCGTACGAAGGCGACTGGGTCGACGCTGCGGCGCTGCTCTTGGAAGAACTGCCCGAGCATGACGCAGCCGAGGTCGATGACTTCAGAGAATCGTAA
- a CDS encoding MarR family winged helix-turn-helix transcriptional regulator, which produces MAKKEFDPLLLENQFCFPLYATGRKIVAAYNPFLKKIGLTYAQYVTMMVLWEEHTVTMHDLGKRLYLDSGTLTPVLKKLESMGYLKRRRKADDERVVVVEITKEGEALREEAEKIPYAMGCLVNKKGTLFTLEEAEALKEQLYRILRALE; this is translated from the coding sequence ATGGCAAAAAAGGAATTCGATCCGCTTCTGCTGGAAAATCAGTTTTGTTTCCCGCTCTACGCCACAGGCCGCAAGATTGTGGCCGCCTACAATCCCTTTCTGAAAAAGATCGGTCTGACCTATGCACAGTACGTCACGATGATGGTGCTCTGGGAAGAGCACACCGTCACCATGCACGATCTCGGCAAGCGCCTGTACCTCGACTCCGGCACCTTGACGCCCGTGCTCAAGAAGTTGGAAAGCATGGGGTATCTGAAGCGCCGCCGCAAGGCAGACGATGAGCGCGTGGTCGTCGTGGAGATCACGAAGGAAGGGGAAGCCCTGCGCGAAGAGGCGGAGAAGATTCCCTATGCGATGGGCTGCCTCGTCAATAAAAAAGGCACCCTGTTCACCCTCGAAGAGGCCGAGGCGCTGAAGGAGCAGCTCTATCGCATCCTTCGTGCATTGGAATGA
- a CDS encoding metal ABC transporter solute-binding protein, Zn/Mn family — MNFLKRMLRGNGKGLFLLALCLAAALLTAGCGGAAGDAPSGKKKVTVTTSFLADMTKELAGDYVDIDLVIPAGEDPHLYVAQPADLKKLKDADLVLYHGLHFEGKMVEILEKRGTAVTADFPADAVLRMEEDGESVVDPHFWFSIALYKKATEKAADSLSKLVPEHEKEIRANSAAYLAKLDALDAEVKEKIASIPEGKRNLVTPHDAFNYFSKSYGMTVVAPQGVSTNSEVANADIEKTADFIVEHKVKAVFAESTTNPERMKKLQEIVRSKGFDVEIVGGEGNELFSDSLAPAGQKGDTFIDMYRFDVDLIVSHLK, encoded by the coding sequence ATGAATTTTTTGAAGAGGATGCTTCGTGGGAACGGCAAGGGGCTGTTTCTGTTGGCTCTGTGCCTCGCGGCGGCGCTTCTGACGGCGGGCTGCGGCGGTGCGGCGGGGGATGCGCCCTCGGGCAAGAAGAAGGTCACGGTCACGACGTCGTTTCTCGCCGACATGACGAAGGAATTGGCGGGCGACTACGTCGATATTGACCTCGTCATTCCGGCGGGAGAAGACCCGCATCTTTACGTCGCTCAGCCGGCGGATCTCAAAAAGCTCAAGGATGCCGATCTCGTGCTTTACCACGGACTGCATTTCGAGGGCAAGATGGTCGAAATCCTTGAAAAGCGCGGCACGGCGGTGACGGCGGACTTCCCTGCGGATGCTGTACTGCGCATGGAAGAGGACGGCGAGAGCGTCGTTGACCCGCACTTCTGGTTCAGCATTGCGCTCTACAAGAAGGCGACGGAGAAGGCGGCAGACAGTCTCTCCAAGCTCGTGCCCGAGCATGAGAAGGAGATTCGGGCGAACTCGGCTGCATACCTCGCCAAGCTCGATGCGCTCGACGCCGAGGTCAAGGAGAAAATTGCGTCCATTCCCGAGGGCAAGCGCAACCTCGTCACGCCGCACGACGCTTTCAACTATTTCTCCAAAAGCTACGGCATGACGGTCGTCGCGCCGCAGGGCGTGAGCACGAATTCCGAGGTGGCGAATGCCGACATTGAAAAGACCGCAGACTTCATCGTCGAGCACAAGGTCAAGGCGGTCTTCGCCGAGAGCACGACGAATCCCGAACGCATGAAGAAGCTGCAGGAAATCGTGCGGTCGAAGGGCTTCGATGTCGAGATCGTCGGCGGCGAGGGGAATGAACTGTTTTCCGATTCGCTCGCACCCGCAGGGCAGAAGGGAGATACGTTCATCGACATGTATCGGTTTGACGTCGATCTGATCGTCAGTCATCTGAAGTAA
- a CDS encoding metal ABC transporter ATP-binding protein codes for MGEKMLLHVEDVTMAYRESAVLWDIDLDVPTGVRCAIVGPNGAGKSTLLKGVLGLEKPVAGYVRLWGKTIDEVRERIAYVPQRGAVNWDFPTTVFDVVLMGRYVHIGLMRRPGREDRERAKAALAEMQLEKLAERQISELSGGQKQRVFIARALAQESDLYIMDEPLAGVDETTERIVMDKFVALQKARKTVIAVHHDLSTLDMYFDYLVVLNRTIKASGYLKDMDKEAALALAFRPKER; via the coding sequence ATGGGAGAAAAGATGCTGCTTCATGTGGAGGATGTGACGATGGCGTACCGCGAGAGCGCGGTGCTCTGGGACATCGATCTCGATGTACCGACGGGCGTGCGATGTGCGATCGTCGGGCCGAACGGCGCAGGAAAATCAACGCTCCTGAAGGGAGTCCTTGGCCTTGAAAAGCCCGTCGCGGGCTATGTGCGCCTTTGGGGTAAGACGATTGACGAGGTGCGCGAGCGCATCGCCTATGTGCCGCAGCGCGGCGCGGTCAACTGGGATTTCCCGACGACGGTGTTCGACGTCGTGCTCATGGGACGCTATGTGCATATCGGGCTCATGCGCCGCCCGGGCAGGGAGGATCGCGAGAGGGCGAAGGCGGCGCTCGCCGAGATGCAGCTTGAAAAGCTCGCCGAGCGCCAGATTTCGGAGCTTTCGGGCGGCCAGAAACAGCGCGTCTTCATCGCGCGCGCACTCGCGCAGGAAAGCGACCTCTACATCATGGACGAGCCGCTCGCGGGCGTGGACGAGACGACGGAGCGCATCGTCATGGACAAGTTCGTCGCGCTGCAGAAGGCAAGGAAGACGGTGATCGCCGTGCATCATGATCTTTCGACGCTCGACATGTACTTCGACTACCTCGTCGTTCTGAACCGTACGATCAAGGCGAGCGGCTACTTGAAGGATATGGACAAGGAAGCGGCGCTCGCGCTCGCCTTCCGTCCGAAGGAGCGTTGA